A single window of Methanosarcinales archaeon DNA harbors:
- a CDS encoding LysE family transporter, which yields MLEILKMLGIGFFVGLTGALVPEPMLFATIETSLTKGWLSGPKVVSGHALIEMVIFVLIVAGFSTQAAQDAVLWISIDGGAVLVLFGFGTWFIMSPWF from the coding sequence ATGTTAGAAATCCTTAAAATGCTAGGTATCGGGTTCTTTGTGGGCCTGACTGGTGCTCTTGTACCAGAACCGATGCTTTTCGCTACTATTGAAACATCTCTTACTAAGGGGTGGCTCAGTGGTCCAAAGGTGGTTTCAGGTCATGCATTGATCGAAATGGTGATTTTTGTACTGATTGTGGCAGGTTTTTCCACCCAGGCAGCCCAGGATGCTGTACTGTGGATATCCATAGACGGTGGTGCAGTACTGGTGTTGTTCGGGTTCGGAACGTGGT